The following DNA comes from Erigeron canadensis isolate Cc75 chromosome 3, C_canadensis_v1, whole genome shotgun sequence.
GTGTAGTTTATGAGTAATAGGTAGGTTTgcctttttaatctttttaatttcttaaacaCAAAAAGACGAAACATACTAGGATATGTATTTATTTGTTAGGGGGTAAGGAATGGTTTATATGATTTTATCAACCCTCTTAAAATTAGCCAATCAAATTTTCCATCTCATTTTTATTATTCAACCCTCCCAACCTACCCTCTAAACTTTATCCATTGGCATTCATTAAAATTTCCAACCCTcccaaattaatatttttaatttgttaaattaaaagaaaatatttaaacAAAGAAATACTCCACTttgactaaatcaaaatcatatgTTGCGGCCAAAACTACTAAAACAAGTAAACACCATATCAATCCACGTAAACAAAACAACTAAAACTAGTAAAAGTACGATTAAATGATATCGTCCATTAcataaaaccaaataaaaagTAGTTAAACGTCCATTCCAacaaataaaaaccaaatgaatTAACCATCGAAAGGCCAATTGTACGTTTTGGCGATGTGGCGTTTCTTGTTGAGCACCCATTCCAATACGATCGGATCTTTCTCATCATCATGCGGCTTCTTGAAGAACTTGTAATCATCTCTCTCACTCTTTTCCTTTTGTTGTTGATATTGGAGGTCGAGAATAGCTTTCGTCTTCTCGGTGATTTCCGccatcattttcttcttctcatCGGCATACAATTGAACGGAGTCAACAATAGTAGCCGCACTTGACGCCTCACTAACCGGTTTCTTGCCTTTCCTTTGACGAGTGGGGGTGTTGTCTTCATTTAAATCCGGAATGATTGTAACcggttttttgtttgtataactTCTCTTCTGACATATcaataaatatttcaaaataatTATCATATAGGAATCAAAATTCGAAGAATTAAGCAATTGACGTTTAGTTGAATAATCATTGTACTAGAAAATTAATCTATGTGACTATGCATGAAATGTAAACTAAAATTGTTTTGTCAAATACAAAATAACAGTGAGCCTTACATGTGTAATTCAAACATTATACAAATAACAGTGAGCCTATTCAATCAAATTGTCCCTAAAACTTAATCAATCAAACTCATTCAAATTCAAAGTGGGCCGATTCAACCAAAATGACACTAAACCTTAATCAATTAAATTCAATCACATTCACAGTGGGCCGATTCAATCACATTCACATATATACTAACCTTAATCAATTAAATTGTCACTAAAACTTAATCAATCAAACTACTAACCGATTGTTGATAGAGGCCATTGAACAAGGTCATTGCTCCATTCATTGTAGTCCACTTTGTGTTCAAACTATGATGGGTTCGAGTTGTCCCACCCACAAGTTCTGAAAAACGATCCAAGATCCGTTCCCAAAACTTATCTCTTCCTTGTTCATTTCCGACTACTCTACAAGTGGAGACATGAATCCATGCCTTTGCCAAAGCCACTTCCTCCTCTTGAGTCCACGGTTTCTTCTCTGCACGCCTTTTGAATTTCTTGActtcttggacttcttgaacaTCATCTACAATATACGATTGCCAAATAAATTTGATATGCcctaaaagttttaaaaacattGACGCAATTAATTGATAAAAAGGAATACCGGTTTGAACTTCTTGTGTTTCGGGGATAGTTTCTTCATCATCGTCGCTCGACAACTTGTCACGATAGGTATGTAAGAAAGGCTCGAACTCTGCTGTTTTAACGAATTCGTAATCCCGGATATGCAACGGCTGTGTAGGATACCCATACAACGATTGGGAACTAGCTGGTTCAGGGTAGTAAGGTTGTGGATTGGATTGATGATGATGGATAGATGGTTGAGACATGCTTTGTGGGTGGTACACTGTTTCTTGAGGCACAAAACCACGCCCACGTGACAACCCGATACGGCCACGACCTCGACTAGCATCGACAAATCCTCAGCCTCTATTCAAGCCGGCTGCAACGTGTTTTTGCCATCTTCGATCCATGGTGAAAGTGTGATGAATTCGGGGAGAAGAAAGAGAGTGAGTGTGATGTTTTGATGTTTGTGAATGAAGAAGAGGGAGGGTGATATACAAGTCAAAAGATTGATTGTCAGGCAACGGCTATATTTCGATGATATAGGAAGATGATATATTGAGTTTCAAAATGACGGCTGTGGAGATATATATGAAGAAGGAGgtgtatatattgtatatatagatatatagccAACAGCTATattgagtttgaaaaaaaaattattatttttggtcCACAAATTCAATGCCTAACGTTCACTTTTGCTCGTGGGTCCCATTTCTCCAAGTTTATGGGCAGCGGGTTCCGAACCTAACTACCAACCTGTCAAGCCATAAAATCCACACAAGGGGTGGTGATACCGCCGGCTTCATGTCATGATGTCCCTATAAATTTATCCACTCCTTACCCCCTTAGTAGTCattcttgtttcatttttttttaaagaaatattCAATCGAGGGAAAAGTTCTTATATATGGTGAAATCTTGAACATACgtatacataaatacataaaaataaagtagAATACCCGCCCATTGGTCGCGCTTAACAATCAGATATAGACTTGAATGTACGTTATAAACAATTAGTTCACAAACTCTTTTTATATCTGAATAAGATGTGagaatatgatattttgtaCTAGTATAATGTTTATCATGaaacataaaattttgataaaatgATGACTAGCACACAACCTCGACGTCAGGGGCACATCTTAATAGAGCGGGGAGGGGGGTCCGACCTCCCGAATATTTTTTTGCAATGTAGGGGTATATAGTTTTCTTgtataaaaattttgatataatttgTTTCGACCCTCCATTTTAGAGTTAGGGAAAAAAATAGATCCAAACCCTTCACTGGAAGTTTTCAAACTTCGCCACTGCTCGACGTGTTGATCGTCGTCTAAAGTTTGATACTTTGGaaacttaaattaaataaagaatcaaaaaagaaaatattgcGACTTGCGAAAATGATCGTATTCAAGCATGATTTTCTTAAAAGGGGCATAAAATCACATCTTGTTCAAACTTCACACCATACTATCGCCGTCGAAATATAATCAGAAAGCACAAATGACAGACCCATTGTTCACCTTTGTTTTACACAAGATATGTGATtaagttagtaaaattgttgATTTTGtccattaaaaagaaaaggaccATAATTATAGTTTTCCTAACCACAAATGCTATCAACAATAATGAATACCTTCCCAAAAAGCTATCAATCACACAATACTTGAGTCCCTTTCATTAGATGTTGCTTTTCCTTTTTTGTGGAACATTTTAGATCACAACTTCTTATCACATATATATTCTCTATTAGATGAAAACCTTTTTCGTTCTATTCTAAGCTTTATATCTTCTCTGTCTTACCTCCCAACTTTACTCGATCATACTTCAACATAAATTAGCAAGTACGTAACCTGGACGTAGCGACGAAGATGACAATAATATGCCATGGCAACTCTCAGTctttgtgtgtatgtgtttgcCTAAATGATGCTTCTTGAAAGATAGTGTAGATTAGATAATAATTTGTTCATGATGAGTTGGTGTAGTGGTTTGAAGTTCTCCTATTTACTTATAGTTCTCAAGTTCGAATTCTCATTTagccaactttgagatataggtagtccttCTATGAGAGTGGACGGAGTGCGGTGGTGAGGGAATAGATGCCGCTCCGGTACCGGTTTGAACACCGCCTCATCCAACCGGTCGCGGTGGGGTAGAGAGGGATTTGGGGAGGGTGGTGCCTATGATTCGACCGTTACACAAAGAAGGTGAGGGGCCCACCATCTAACGTtcaactctctctctctttctctttctctttccattcttcttttcttttctttctttctttatgttCCTCTGCcgatttcttttctttctttcactcttttaatttttccaaaaacaattaaacaacTTCAAAATTCACTAAAATGAATCAAGGGAAGGGTAAATCAAGACAACAAACGACCGAAAAACCCACCACCCCCAAACAATCGCGATGTTATATCACCTTCTCCtccgcaaaaaaaaaaaaaaaaaaaaaaaaaaaaaaaactgccgAAAATGTTTATAGACTGCAACCCGTTGATGAATTCTTGAGTCAGATGGATTCCTTGTCATTTGATACTTCCCGGTTTTCGCAATATGCGGGAGAAAATACATCGAGTTTTTCGCAATTTTTAGCGGGTGGTTCATCACAACAATACAAAGATgtcgaagaagaagaataacAGTTcgaggaggaggaagaagaagcAATACCCGAAACCCAAGTCCCGAATGTCGTGGATGGAGGAAGGATGGAGAGGCGTATTTGGCAAAAGCTTGGTTAAACGTTTCCGGGTATCCATACACCGGAAATGCCTAAACAGCCTTATCGTTTTGGAAAAAAGTGAAGTTTGAGATGGAAAGACACATGAAGCGTGATTCGGGCCGTACCCCGGAAATGATTCGGTCaaaatggaaggatttgaaaCATAAGATTTCAGGTTTTTGTGGTATTTACAATGTTAAGAAGAGTAAGATGTTGAGTGGTCAAAACGATGAAGATGTGTATAAAGCAGTCGTGGCATTGTATATGCGGAAATACAATAACAAGTCCGGGTTTCCACATGTAGAGGCGTGGCAAGTTTTAAGAAACGGGTCGAAATGGGCGGAAGTTCTTAGATCGGAGGGGATAGAGGATTCGGGTAACAAAATGGCAAGAACGGAAGGGTCAAATGTCAATGTTCGTTCATCCTAGGAGGCGTCAATCCATATTGACTTAAACGAGGACCAGTGTGATCAAGAAGTAGAAGGTTGGAACGACATTGAAGCACCATCACAGCCTGCCCTGCTAGACCcgtgcccccccccccccccggcgGCGTAAAGATAGAGGTAAGCAGTCGACTACATCTGCCTCCACCACATCTGAAGAGTTTTTGAAGATGGTCGTCGAGTTAGAATGCAACAGTGAGGATAAAAAGCGAGCTCAGGAGGAGAAGCTTCAGATTCAAAAGGCAATGATGGATAACTATATGGCGGCGGAGGAGGCTAGGAAAGTACAGGAGGAGGAGATGACACGGATGGTCCAAATTCAACATCGGCAGAATGATATAGACTTTGTCATCAGGTCACACGATCACCTCACCGGGCCGATGTTGGAGATGGTGTTGGCGCAAAAACACGCCCTTTGTGAGAAATACGAATGACCGATGCCTTAGTTTATATCTTTATGTTATATGTTTAAGTTGTTTTGTGTGTTTGAATAAAagattatgtgttttacttgtaTTTTAggttgtatttttaatttattaaataaaagtttaagttatttgagtaaaaataaatagaaaataaattaaatagaaaagggtggagAAGGGAGGGAAAACACTCCTTGCATTTAGGGAGCGGGCGGGGAGGAGGAGAAAAAGCGGGGAGGGGTGGTGAGGCACTCACCCCACCCTAAGGGTTGACATACCCAAGTTTAACTATTAGGGGACAGAGTTTACCCTTATACATCGTCGTACTTTCGGAAGGATTAATAGGGGTTttccccattgggtatttgaaataagctTCTACTTTGACTCTTCGAGGGAGATTTCTAACGTGGACCTgtttaagacaacgtatgttagacctttCGTTTTCGAATCGCCACAAAGTTTCTAAGTGAatttcatctttaaaaaaagaGATAATCATTTGTTCATGAGCGTGTGAGTGAGAAACGGTGCATAAGTGCCATGTTAAAATAGTCACATGTTGGTAAAGTCTTTTAATAAGAATCTAAGGTCGCATTTGGTTATAGATTTTGATAGAATTGTgaaattaaatttcattttattccattggaatatatatatatatatatatatatataacattcatTCTTTTGATGACATCTATATTCCTTAAGATTATTAGATGAAATTTCATTTCTTCCCTCTTTTAGATTTCAAAAAGCAAAATATATTTCATCagaatttaattattttgaaaatattttctgAAGTAAAGATGCCCTAAGAATTTTGTGGTTAAATGATGTAGGTTTATGAAGAATCGATGGACGACCTGttttaacttaaattttaaagttttgttagtagaatatataatcatgttttatctatatttataaccccttataaagcatattgaccttttttattttagaaaattcagcacttttttatatctaaaatatccttatttcttaatcctaattcccctataaaccaaatatatacttttatactgcttaataaataaaacaaccatcTCTTAAAAAGTTATGGAGGAATTATCTAAGATactattaatgattaaattacaatatcaaccatttatcttttaaaatatcttcattaaccttttacatcaattacctttacatcagtTATCTACACCAATCGACatcgtctccaccaccaacagtcgcctccaccaccacacttTTGCTGCCACAACCACCGTTACATTGCGTGAGTACCATGCTACTATACTCCCTCCGTTTCATTTTAGTTGTCCACTGTTGACTTCCAAAGTCTTTTCGTCTCAACTTTGACcgcaaatatttttgtttatattctataacacttgatataaaatacataaataaatttattttaaacgAACTTTTCAATGATATAACTTTATCGGGTATTATAtaatagaaacaaaaatatttacgatcaaagttaaagcaaaaagattttaaaagttaagAGTTAGACAACTAAAATATGAGACAGAGAGAATATTAAAGTAATACCATAGTCCattgatataaatgtatatCTTAAGGCGATTGCTTAATTGGAAGAAATATAATCTACTGTAAGACGTCATGCCCAATTGGACTATTTTATCTGTGTGAGTCGTGTAGATGAGATTTAGCTATCAAATATTTATCTTGTTATTCGTAACACGTGTGGTTGAGTCAAGAAAATATGGCTAATTGACTATTATATATCGATATCgatacttttattaaattaaattgcaAGTAGCATAATTCAAAAATGATGGTCATGATGACATAATTAACCACTTTATACTTTATTGCAAGTGCCATAGTTACAAAGAAATTATGCCATTATTGCACTTATGTATACATTGGACAACTTCCACTTGCATATAGCTAGAATGTCTTTAAGTTAGTTCTAACTTCAAAGTTGCTCTAATCAAGTTTGTAATAATTATTGCTTTGATTCCAAAAAGAATGTATCGAACAGTCTTAATTCGAAAGTAATGTGGTCTAAGTAAACCGAAAACATGCTTCAACATATTAATATGAAGTGCAATGTGGATGCTAAATAAACGTGAAgacaatatttatatgtttgaaaagaaaaaaatatttttctcgAAGTCAATATACATTGGATTTATCCATCACGAAACAAGAAATCTTAATAGCGAATTGGTTCTATGcgtagttttatttattttgaaaacatgTACTAGTAGTTAAGTTTTAATTAGACATACATGAAAgttaacttttcaatttcatcatGAAATTCCGGTTTTTTAGTGATATTATCAAGAATATATGCATCAAAATAAGTTTAAGTGTGACATTTGTTGGGGTCATTACACTAGTTCGGAGAAATTGATgtatttattggttttttaattGGGGTataattgtaaaacaagtattaaattaaaacaaataggataagatcttgacccttagatcatggttaaattgaggcacgaagattcacgaagcaattgatgtacggtgattttcagtgaaggaaaacctattgttttatttgttttactttaatacttgttttattttatctacaacctatatatatatatatatatatatatatatatatatatattatagaacggcattctaatctactcctactcttaaattacacgCATGTCTATTATGAAactcaggactctcgaaaaatccctattaatctACCCTCACAAATGTGgaaagtgagactcgaacccaagtGGATCCctaaggtcaaagaccttaccaatgggccacaaAACTcattaacaaatattttaagTTGATATATTTAAGATGATTTTTTGGTATTTAGGTTACTTTCTCCTACCAAATTGTTTTGTGAGAAATTTGAAGggtattaaataatttataacgtAGTAAGTATAATTATAGAAGTATAAATAATAGTTCACAGATAACATGTTCAAACCTTGTAAAATGGAGTTTTACAATCCTAGAGAtgttatataaacaaactaattacaaataaaaatttacaaactTATGTGTCACTAACTAAACATGGTAGagaaaagtaaaaattaatatatttggtACATCTTCCTCCATAACAAGtaagtttgtaaatatttatttgtaatttgtttgttatTATAACATTTTACTATCTTTTTCTGTATTGTAATTATATGGGTGCGTGGTAGATGCGGCACCACCACTCAACACTGCCGCCGACACTCCATCACGCGTCTTGGCGTCAAATGGCGTGGTGACACCACGCACTCGACCACTCAATTGTTGCATGAATTTCGAGGTCCAACGGTTGGATTTTGAAACTTTTAggcttttttttgttattttttactttttcacaTTTCCTATATACTACACACTACATATTTACACACACAACTCTCTAACTTTAAATACCTTCTTCAAATACAAATCTCATTTTACTACAATTTACCTTCTTCATGGCTAATGACAATCCAATGAATATTTGTGATGTTAAAACGGCGATTCAAATCCACCTGAATTATGGCTCCAGACACCGCACTGGAGTAAACAATGTCATTCAGAACGTGTCTGAAAACAAGGCGGCTTACCAAGCCCAGATCGACCGATTGACGGCTCCCAATAAGGTTCTTAACCGCAACGAAAGTCAGTATCTCGTGTATCTTCGTGAGAAGATGGATTTGCTcaatcaagttatttttcagCTTACCACCACCTCTACGACTTTGACCACCACGCTTGACCACGGGGTGTTCTGGCAAGGCAGTGTCGGTGATGGTGAGAATGTACCTTACTACTTTGACCCGAGGGTGGAGTACGTATCTCCTCCACCTGACGACGTTGCCGGATCACCTGAAACATACCACTACTTCATCGTAACGACGGCGATAGTACTGTGGACTCGGACTATTCCGAGTGTtagtatttatgtattttaaaatcattatgttagttatgtttttatttattatgtaatgttttcgtaatgttttttaagtattatgtatgttttaattttatttattatgtaatgtttttaatttaatgaaaatttaatgtttaaataaaataaaaattataaaatgagtggtgaagtgagtggtcggatgccaacaaaatttggatgagtggtgagtgagtggtgaAGTTGAGGTGACATGCTGTAATTGGTTAGAAGTGAATGGTGAAAAAAGAAATGAGAGGTTGGTTGTCAACCCTCTAAGAAATGGCGTAAAATTGGATTGtgagaaatttcaaaaattcaaaCACAAGGAACAAGGGAGATAAGGATCCATATAAAGCCAAGAATCCATATAAAGCCATGACCCACACGCTTCTGCAGCAAACTGTTAGCAGGCGATTGTAAAAACGCGGACATTCCTTTAATTTTTGATAGTTAAGATTACTAAATCGCAAATAGCACAATTAGTGCTAAAAGATTTACCCAATCACGCAGTCATATGCACTATATAGATTATTTAAcaacaatataaaatttagtatGTTGTAGAAAATAACGAAACTTAGAAGACTTTTATTTTCCCCTTCTTACATTGTCGTTGAAAATTGTTGGTTTCAACTCATTATTTACTAGTAGTAGTCTCTTTTTC
Coding sequences within:
- the LOC122591911 gene encoding uncharacterized protein LOC122591911 — its product is MSQPSIHHHQSNPQPYYPEPASSQSLYGYPTQPLHIRDYEFVKTAEFEPFLHTYRDKLSSDDDEETIPETQEVQTDDVQEVQEVKKFKRRAEKKPWTQEEEVALAKAWIHVSTCRVVGNEQGRDKFWERILDRFSELVGGTTRTHHSLNTKWTTMNGAMTLFNGLYQQSKRSYTNKKPVTIIPDLNEDNTPTRQRKGKKPVSEASSAATIVDSVQLYADEKKKMMAEITEKTKAILDLQYQQQKEKSERDDYKFFKKPHDDEKDPIVLEWVLNKKRHIAKTYNWPFDG